In Triticum urartu cultivar G1812 chromosome 6, Tu2.1, whole genome shotgun sequence, the following proteins share a genomic window:
- the LOC125514557 gene encoding microtubule-associated protein 70-2: protein MADGGGGCEEGNAPAHRGSARRRGAAQLGLDADELLTLMHGSDPVKVELNRLENEVRDKDRELGEAQAEIKALRLSERAREKAVEELTDELEKLDEKLKLTESLLDSKNLELKKTNDEKKAAMAAQFAAEATLRRVHAAQKDDDMPPIEAILAPLEAELKLARQEIAKLQEDNRALDRLTKQKEAALLEAERTVQTALAKAAMVDDMQNKNQDLMKQIEICQEENKILDRLHRQKVAEVEKLSQTVRELEEAVLAGGAAANAVRDYQRKVQEMNEERKVLDRELARTKVTANRVAVVVANEWKDGNDKVMPVKQWLEERRFLQGEMQQLRDKLAIAERTARSEAQVKEKYQWRLKVLEDGLRGPPSGSSRPPTEGRNTSGGSSRRLSLGGADNMSKVSPVGALMRRSPSFNSRPSLSTGSSLVLKHAKGTSRSFDGGTRSLDRGKVLVNGPHLLNRSTDAVGDCETTDSWKASGEEKNTETTNSDSTDMVSGVLYDMLQKEVVSLRKACHEKDQSLKDKDDAIEMLAKKVDTLTKAMEVEAKKMRREVAAMEKEVSAMRLEKEQENKAKRLGSLRGPGTVSQALPGRSAPRGGLSRNIQ, encoded by the exons AtggccgacggcggcggcggctgcgagGAGGGGAATGCGCCGGCGCACAGGGGCTCCGCGCGCAGGCGCGGGGCGGCGCAGCTGGGCCTCGACGCCGACGAGCTCCTCACGCTGATGCACGGCTCGGATCCCGTCAAGGTCGAGCTCAACCGGCTCGAGAACGAAGTCAGGG ATAAGGATAGGGAGCTGGGCGAGGCGCAGGCGGAGATTAAGGCGCTGCGCCTGTCGGAGAGGGCGCGGGAGAAGGCCGTCGAGGAG CTCACTGATGAATTGGAGAAGCTGGATGAGAAGCTCAAGTTGACAGAGTCTCTCCTCGATAGCAAA AATCTAGAACTGAAAAAAACAAATGATGAGAAGAAAGCAGCTATGGCAGCCCAGTTTGCAGCAGAAGCAACACTGCGTAGAGTACATGCAGCCCAAAAGGATGATGATATGCCACCTATTGAAGCCATTCTTGCACCACTTGAAGCTGAGTTAAAGCTTGCTCGGCAAGAG atTGCAAAGCTCCAAGAGGACAACAGAGCATTAGATCGTTTGACAAAGCAAAAGGAGGCAGCACTGCTAGAAGCAGAAAGGACTGTACAAACTGCATTAGCAAAAGCTGCTATGGTTGATGACATGCAAAACAAGAACCAAGATCTGATGAAGCAAATCGAGATCTGCCAG GAAGAAAATAAGATTTTGGATAGGTTGCACCGCCAAAAAGTTGCGGAAGTCGAAAAGCTTAGTCAAACAGTCAGAGAGCTTGAAGAGGCTGTCCTTGCTGGTGGTGCAGCTGCTAATGCTGTTAGAGATTACCAGCGGAAAGTCCAGGAAATGAAT GAAGAAAGAAAAGTTCTTGACCGTGAACTTGCTCGAACAAAAGTTACAGCAAACAGGGTtgctgttgtagttgcaaatgagTGGAAAGATGGCAATGACAAAGTAATGCCTGTTAAACAGTGGCTTGAAGAGCGCAGATTTCTGCAG GGTGAGATGCAGCAACTTCGTGACAAACTTGCTATTGCAGAACGAACGGCTCGATCGGAAGCTCAAGTAAAG GAAAAGTATCAGTGGCGCCTAAAAGTTCTAGAAGATGGATTGAGGGGGCCGCCAAGTGGTTCTAGCCGTCCTCCTACAGAAGGAAGGAATACAAGTGGTGGATCTTCCCGTCGTCTATCACTAGGTGGAGCTGATAATATGTCCAAAGTCTCCCCGGTTGGTGCATTAATGAGGAGATCTCCATCTTTCAATTCGAGGCCCTCTCTTTCTACTGGCAGCAGCTTGGTCCTCAAGCACGCAAAAGGGACTTCAAGGTCTTTCGATGGTGGTACGAGGTCTTTAGACAGGGGAAAGGTCCTTGTGAATGGACCTCATTTACTCAATAGATCTACAGATGCTGTTGGGGACTGCGAGACTACTGATAGCTGGAAGGCTAGTGGAGAAGAGAAAAATACTGAAACCACAAATAGTGATTCAACTGATATGGTCTCTGGTGTACTCTATGACATGCTGCAGAAGGAGGTAGTTTCATTGAGAAAGGCATGCCATGAGAAAGACCAAAGTCTAAAGGACAAGGATGATGCAATTGAG ATGTTAGCAAAGAAAGTAGACACCTTAACCAAAGCCATGGAAGTGGAGGCTAAAAAGATGAGGAGAGAGGTAGCTGCTATGGAGAAAGAAGTTTCTGCTATGCGCCTTGAGAAGGAACAAGAGAACAAGGCCAAGCGTCTTGGTAGTTTGAGAGGACCTGGCACAGTTTCTCAGGCCCTTCCCGGAAG AAGTGCACCACGTGGCGGGTTGTCGCGCAACATCCAATGA